A DNA window from Linepithema humile isolate Giens D197 chromosome 6, Lhum_UNIL_v1.0, whole genome shotgun sequence contains the following coding sequences:
- the LOC105671789 gene encoding very long chain fatty acid elongase 7-like, whose translation MATSIREIVKWYIIINEDWSDTRNNERFLLNSPWPSLTLLGLYTYFIYDFGPRFMAKRQPFKLDRIIQLYNIFQVLINAYICYKILDLGWLRGYNFFCEPVDYSYTPKTIEIARVLWIYFLVKVIDLLDTIFFILRKKQNQVTFLHVYHHGGMVILCWLVAKFIPGGHVTFTVMLNTFVHSVMYAYYLLASMKISTNSWKKYITQLQLVQFFLVGVHDMQLFWVENCDVSVWVAYIIVPQNVFIIILFGDFYYKTYIKKKTGIKTMPIKTITKEELFTEISNKKPKML comes from the exons ATGGCTACAAGCATACGTGAAATCGTAAAAtggtatattattattaatgaagacTGGTCGg ataCACGTAACAACGAGCGATTCCTGTTGAATTCACCATGGCCTAGTCTGACTCTTCTTGgactttatacatattttatatatgattttggACCAAGATTTATGGCAAAAAGACAACCTTTTAAATTGGAcagaataatacaattatataatatttttcaagttctAATAAATGCATACATATGTTACAAA ATTTTGGATTTAGGATGGTTACGcggttataattttttttgcgaacCCGTCGATTATTCTTATACACCAAAAACCATAGag ATAGCCAGAGTGCTTTGGATATATTTCCTGGTCAAGGTTATAGATTTGTTagacacaatttttttcatactcAGAAAAAAGCAAAATCAAGTAACTTTTCTTCACGTATATCATCACGGTGGTATGGTAATACTTTGTTGGCTAGTCGCAAAATTCATACCTGGTGGTCATGTAACTTTTACAG taatGCTCAATACATTCGTTCATTCAGTAATGTACGCGTATTATCTGTTGGCATCTATGAAGATAAGCACAAACTCGTGGAAGAAATATATCACTCAGTTGCAACTAGTGCAATTTTTTCTGGTTGGTGTTCATGACATGCAATTATTCTGGGTGGAAAATTGTGACGTCTCAGTATGGGTGGCGTATATTATAGTACCACAGAATGtgttcataataatattatttggagatttttattataaaacatacataaagaaaaaaactggAATCAAAACAATGCCGATAAAAACGATAACAAAAGAAGAACTTTTTACTGAAATTTCCAATAAGAAAccaaaaatgttataa
- the LOC105671796 gene encoding very long chain fatty acid elongase 7-like isoform X1 produces MATIIRKIVKWYILMNEDWPDPRNNDRFMLSSPWPGLTLLGFYLYFVLNFGPKFMAKRQPFKLDRIMQLYNIFQVLINAYIFYNALTLGWLRDYSYFCAPVDYSYTPRAIEMARMVWIYFLVKILDLLDTVFFVLRKKQSQVTFLHVYHHALMVLACWVCARYFPGGHPTFAGLLNTVIHMIMYTYYLLTSMKINTNSWKKHITQLQLVQFLLVGFHNIQLLWVEDCGFPLWAALLQAPNHLFIIILFGDFYYKTYIKKKTGIKTMPIKTITKEELFTEISNKKPKIL; encoded by the exons ATGGCTACAATCATACGTAAGATCGTAAAGTGGTATATTCTTATGAATGAAGATTGGCCGG atcCACGAAACAACGATCGTTTCATGCTGAGCTCACCATGGCCTGGTCTGACTCTTCTTgggttttatttgtatttcgtACTTAATTTTGGACCAAAATTTATGGCAAAAAGACAACCTTTTAAATTAGACagaataatgcaattatataatatttttcaagttctaataaatgcatacatattttacaac gCCTTAACTTTGGGATGGTTACGcgattatagttatttttgcGCACCCGTCGATTACTCTTATACACCAAGGGCCATAGag ATGGCCAGAATGGTCTGGATATATTTCCTGGTCAAGATTCTAGATTTGCTAGACACAGTTTTTTTCGTACTCAGAAAAAAGCAAAGTCAAGTAACTTTTCTGCACGTATATCACCACGCTCTTATGGTATTGGCTTGTTGGGTTTGCGCAAGGTATTTCCCTGGTGGTCATCCGACTTTTGCAG gaCTGCTCAATACAGTCATTCATATGATAATGTACACATATTACCTGTTGACATCCATGAAGATAAACACAAACTCGTGGAAGAAACATATCACTCAGTTGCAACTGGTGCAATTTTTACTGGTTGGTTTTCATAACATACAATTATTATGGGTAGAAGATTGTGGCTTCCCGTTATGGGCGGCATTATTACAAGCACCAAAccatttgtttataataatattatttggagacttttattataaaacatacataaagaaaaaaactggAATCAAAACAATGCCGATAAAAACGATAACAAAAGAAGAACTTTTTACTGAAATTTCCAATAAGAaaccaaaaatattataa
- the LOC105671796 gene encoding very long chain fatty acid elongase 7-like isoform X2 — protein MATIIRKIVKWYILMNEDWPDPRNNDRFMLSSPWPGLTLLGFYLYFVLNFGPKFMAKRQPFKLDRIMQLYNIFQVLINAYIFYNALTLGWLRDYSYFCAPVDYSYTPRAIEVARMVWIYFLVKILDLLDTVFFVLRKKQSQVTFLHVYHHALMVLACWVCARYFPGGHPTFAGLLNTVIHMIMYTYYLLTSMKINTNSWKKHITQLQLVQFLLVGFHNIQLLWVEDCGFPLWAALLQAPNHLFIIILFGDFYYKTYIKKKTGIKTMPIKTITKEELFTEISNKKPKIL, from the exons ATGGCTACAATCATACGTAAGATCGTAAAGTGGTATATTCTTATGAATGAAGATTGGCCGG atcCACGAAACAACGATCGTTTCATGCTGAGCTCACCATGGCCTGGTCTGACTCTTCTTgggttttatttgtatttcgtACTTAATTTTGGACCAAAATTTATGGCAAAAAGACAACCTTTTAAATTAGACagaataatgcaattatataatatttttcaagttctaataaatgcatacatattttacaac gCCTTAACTTTGGGATGGTTACGcgattatagttatttttgcGCACCCGTCGATTACTCTTATACACCAAGGGCCATAGaggta GCCAGAATGGTCTGGATATATTTCCTGGTCAAGATTCTAGATTTGCTAGACACAGTTTTTTTCGTACTCAGAAAAAAGCAAAGTCAAGTAACTTTTCTGCACGTATATCACCACGCTCTTATGGTATTGGCTTGTTGGGTTTGCGCAAGGTATTTCCCTGGTGGTCATCCGACTTTTGCAG gaCTGCTCAATACAGTCATTCATATGATAATGTACACATATTACCTGTTGACATCCATGAAGATAAACACAAACTCGTGGAAGAAACATATCACTCAGTTGCAACTGGTGCAATTTTTACTGGTTGGTTTTCATAACATACAATTATTATGGGTAGAAGATTGTGGCTTCCCGTTATGGGCGGCATTATTACAAGCACCAAAccatttgtttataataatattatttggagacttttattataaaacatacataaagaaaaaaactggAATCAAAACAATGCCGATAAAAACGATAACAAAAGAAGAACTTTTTACTGAAATTTCCAATAAGAaaccaaaaatattataa